The following proteins are encoded in a genomic region of Arachis ipaensis cultivar K30076 chromosome B02, Araip1.1, whole genome shotgun sequence:
- the LOC107625486 gene encoding putative receptor protein kinase ZmPK1: protein MNMASSALMLFLLVLYFSFQFSSSLDALNKGFSSLSVEKAEQDIIVSENGMFSAGFFEVGGNAFSFAIWFTTRPDSQNITTPTVVWMANRDQPVNGKRSKLSLLHTGNLALVDAGQFQVWSTETESNVPTELRLGNDGNLVLRELPGGHILWQSFDFPTDTLLPGQHLTRSTQLVSSRTESNHSSGFYKFSFDDGNVLTLVYDGPDVSSTYWPSPAITVWQAGRFTYNSSRIAVLNPLGAFDSSDNYNKRTSDYGAVLPRRLTIDHDGNLRVYSQDLSQKWYVSLQAISDSCTIHGICGANSVCRFDLKKGRKCSCVPGYKVKNQSDWSYGCESIFAATSNESKYSYDNGAGVFKCYTKTQLLNGHFPGAAGTITYLKVPKGKSFPTSYEDSVIRNSDCSVKIHREYSKKHVSRFVSFLLWFATAIGVLEAACVFVVLFLIRSQHNSSIDPHGHHLATVGFRKFSYSELKKATKGFSQEIGRGAGGIVYKAILSDQRIAAVKKLNDAMQGEGEFLAEVSIIGRLNHMNLIEMWGYCAEGKHRLLVYEYMENGSLADNLSSNTLDWSKRYNIALGTARGLAYLHEECLEWILHCDIKPQNILLDSNYQPKVADFGLSKLLNRDVLNNDRNFSMIRGTRGYMAPEWVFNLAVTSKVDVYSYGIVLLEMITGKNPASDIQAINGDEPYNGRLVTWVREKKRECASWVEQIMDSALGSNYDENKMEILARVALDCIEEDNEQRPTMSQVVEMLQSQDCDPNGGA, encoded by the exons ATGAACATGGCTTCCTCAGCCTTAATGTTATTTCTTCTAGtcttgtatttttcatttcaattcTCATCTTCTTTAGATGCACTGAACAAAGGCTTCTCCTCTCTCTCAGTGGAGAAAGCTGAACAAGATATCATTGTTTCAGAAAATGGCATGTTCTCCGCCGGCTTCTTTGAAGTCGGTGGTAATGCCTTCTCCTTCGCAATATGGTTCACTACAAGGCCTGATTCCCAAAACATTACAACTCCTACCGTTGTTTGGATGGCAAATCGCGACCAACCTGTCAATGGAAAGCGCTCAAAGCTTTCTCTCTTGCACACCGGCAATCTTGCTTTGGTAGATGCAGGTCAGTTCCAAGTATGGTCTACTGAGACGGAGTCAAATGTTCCAACCGAGTTACGTCTCGGAAATGATGGCAATCTTGTTCTACGAGAGCTGCCAGGAGGACATATTCTGTGGCAAAGTTTTGATTTCCCAACGGACACTCTTCTTCCCGGACAACATCTCACCAGAAGTACACAATTAGTTTCTTCAAGAACAGAGAGTAACCATTCCTCTGGTTTCTATAAGTTCTCCTTTGATGATGGAAACGTTCTCACCCTTGTTTATGATGGCCCTGATGTGTCAAGCACTTATTGGCCCTCTCCTGCGATCACAGTTTGGCAAGCTGGAAGGTTTACTTACAATAGTAGCAGAATTGCGGTGCTAAATCCTCTTGGAGCTTTTGATTCATCggataattataataaaagaacATCTGATTATGGCGCGGTGCTGCCTAGAAGGTTGACAATCGATCATGATGGAAATCTTCGAGTGTATAGCCAAGATCTATCCCAAAAATGGTACGTCTCATTGCAAGCCATTTCTGACAGTTGCACCATTCATGGGATTTGTGGTGCTAATAGTGTTTGCAGATTTGATCTTAAAAAGGGAAGGAAGTGCTCATGTGTTCCTGGATACAAAGTAAAGAATCAAAGTGATTGGTCTTATGGGTGTGAATCCATATTTGCTGCTACATCTAATGAAAGTAAG TATTCATACGACAATGGTGCGGGCGTGTTCAAGTGCTATACAAAAACACAATTGCTCAACGGACATTTTCCAGGAGCCGCAGGAACTATAACCTACTTGAAAGTGCCCAAAGGGAAGAGCTTTCCCACCAGCTATGAAGACTCTGTCATCAGAAACAGTGATTGTTCTGTGAAAATTCATAGAGAGTATTCAAAAAAGCATGTAAGCCGTTTTGTGAGCTTCCTTTTGTGGTTTGCCACTGCAATTGGAGTTCTTGAAGCGGCTTGCGTCTTTGTTGTTTTGTTCTTAATCAGGAGCCAGCACAATTCTAGCATAGATCCACATGGCCATCATCTTGCAACTGTGGGATTTAGAAAATTTAGCTATTCTGAGCTAAAAAAGGCCACAAAAGGATTCAGCCAAGAGATTGGAAGGGGTGCAGGAGGTATTGTATACAAAGCTATTTTGTCGGATCAAAGAATTGCTGCTGTAAAGAAACTCAATGATGCTATGCAAGGAGAAGGTGAATTCCTTGCTGAAGTGAGCATCATTGGAAGGCTCAACCACATGAACTTGATTGAAATGTGGGGTTATTGCGCCGAGGGAAAGCATCGGCTATTGGTGTACGAGTACATGGAAAATGGTTCTTTGGCAGATAACCTCTCATCCAATACACTTGATTGGAGCAAGAGGTATAACATCGCTCTCGGAACAGCAAGAGGTTTGGCATATTTACATGAAGAATGCTTGGAATGGATTTTGCATTGTGATATAAAACCTCAAAATATTCTCCTGGATTCAAATTATCAACCCAAGGTTGCAGATTTTGGATTGTCCAAGTTATTGAACAGGGATGTTCTCAACAACGATCGCAATTTCTCAATGATAAGAGGAACTAGAGGGTATATGGCGCCTGAGTGGGTTTTCAACCTAGCAGTTACTTCCAAAGTGGATGTTTATAGCTATGGAATTGTTCTCTTGGAGATGATAACCGGAAAGAATCCAGCATCAGATATTCAAGCAATTAATGGAGACGAACCATACAATGGGAGGCTAGTAACATGggtgagagagaaaaagagagaatgtGCATCTTGGGTGGAGCAAATAATGGATTCTGCACTAGGGTCAAATTATGATGAGAATAAGATGGAAATTTTGGCTAGAGTGGCATTGGATTGCATAGAAGAGGACAATGAACAAAGGCCTACCATGAGCCAAGTCGTTGAAATGCTTCAAAGCCAAGATTGTGATCCTAATGGTGGAGCATAA